The following proteins are co-located in the Spinactinospora alkalitolerans genome:
- a CDS encoding aspartate/glutamate racemase family protein → MTNDRSGRRVRLLAITPIHVDGAELGRRLDRYRRLAPPGLEVELRDIGARAPRALDGAGDVRRSTGLMAEAVAAAEDEGFDAVLPDCVLDPAVPADAAAPGRVRGILRLCCGRLWGEGRRFGAVARNAAIAAELDRRVADYGCAEGYVGTEVLDLDVAAIADERRWNEALGAALDRLAGRGASAVINGCSAVDLDPGAAFGVDVVDPTALALAALAPLPASAVLPAAGARS, encoded by the coding sequence ATGACCAACGACCGATCCGGCCGCCGGGTGCGGCTGCTGGCGATCACCCCCATCCACGTCGACGGCGCCGAACTCGGCCGCCGGCTGGACCGGTACCGGCGCCTGGCCCCGCCCGGCCTGGAGGTCGAGCTGCGCGACATCGGCGCGCGGGCGCCGCGCGCCCTGGACGGCGCCGGCGACGTCCGGCGCTCCACCGGGCTGATGGCCGAGGCCGTCGCGGCGGCGGAGGACGAGGGCTTCGACGCGGTGCTGCCCGACTGCGTCCTCGACCCGGCGGTCCCCGCCGATGCCGCGGCGCCCGGGCGGGTGCGGGGCATCCTCCGGCTGTGCTGCGGACGGCTGTGGGGCGAGGGCCGCCGCTTCGGCGCGGTGGCGCGCAACGCCGCGATCGCCGCCGAACTCGACCGCAGGGTGGCCGACTACGGCTGCGCCGAAGGCTACGTCGGGACCGAGGTCCTCGACCTCGACGTCGCCGCGATCGCCGATGAACGGCGGTGGAACGAGGCCCTCGGCGCCGCGCTGGACCGGCTCGCCGGACGCGGGGCGAGCGCCGTGATCAACGGGTGCAGCGCGGTCGACCTCGATCCGGGGGCGGCCTTCGGCGTCGACGTCGTCGACCCCACCGCGCTGGCGCTGGCCGCGCTCGCCCCGCTGCCCGCGTCCGCCGTGCTCCCCGCCGCGGGAGCCCGCTCGTGA
- a CDS encoding ABC transporter ATP-binding protein: MLTVEGLCAGYGRLNILHEISLTVGAGEIVALVGANGAGKTTALRAVSGLIRPTRGAVRFDGAAVHTARPDRIVRAGLVQVAEERRLFGPLTVLENLQMGAYARPAGERAARLDEVFELFPILAERRRQIAETMSGGQQQMLAIGRALMSRPRLLMLDEPSIGLAPKLVQAVLDAVRRIRDTGVPVLLVEQNAAQALAVSDRAYVLESGTIALSGTGEELLHDDRVRQTYLGL, from the coding sequence ATGCTGACGGTTGAGGGACTGTGCGCCGGCTACGGGCGCCTGAACATCCTGCACGAGATCTCCCTGACGGTCGGCGCGGGCGAGATCGTCGCCCTGGTCGGCGCCAACGGCGCCGGCAAGACCACGGCGCTGCGCGCGGTCAGCGGGCTGATCCGCCCGACCAGGGGCGCGGTCCGCTTCGACGGGGCCGCCGTCCACACCGCCCGCCCCGACCGCATCGTGCGCGCAGGCCTGGTCCAGGTCGCCGAGGAGCGCCGGCTCTTCGGCCCGCTCACGGTGCTGGAGAACCTGCAGATGGGGGCCTACGCGCGGCCCGCCGGTGAGCGGGCCGCGCGCCTGGACGAGGTCTTCGAGCTCTTCCCGATCCTGGCCGAGCGGCGCCGCCAGATCGCCGAGACGATGTCGGGCGGGCAGCAGCAGATGCTCGCGATCGGCCGGGCGCTCATGTCCCGGCCCCGGCTGCTGATGCTCGACGAGCCCTCCATCGGCCTGGCCCCCAAGCTGGTGCAGGCCGTGCTCGACGCCGTCCGGCGGATCAGGGACACCGGGGTGCCGGTGCTGCTGGTCGAGCAGAACGCGGCCCAGGCGCTGGCCGTCTCCGACCGCGCCTACGTGCTGGAGAGCGGGACGATCGCCCTGAGCGGCACCGGCGAGGAGCTGCTGCACGACGACCGCGTCCGCCAGACCTACCTCGGACTGTGA
- a CDS encoding branched-chain amino acid ABC transporter permease, which yields MSTQQSSAERPAAPAPTAVDPPVEGRAARARPMLVRLGLVVAVAVVAVAAAYLRTGGSTIVVTQAVVTGLLLGGIYGLVAMGLTLIFGVLDIVNFAHGALMALAMYVTFVLVSQTGMDPYLTLLVSVPLLFLLGAAIQGGLLNRVMGQPLQNQLLLTLAISLIIQNVLLMVFTGNPQGVTADYGAPLSVFGAVAQAPRVIAFVAALLLAGVLTLLLRRTRIGTAIRAVAANPEGARLVGIDVRRIHILTFAIGTACAAAAGTLVTPFVTIEPLAGEVFNITAFVIVVLGGMGNVLGALVGGLLIGLAEQLGAVYFPEQSPMLTVFAVFVLVLFLRPQGLFGSRT from the coding sequence ATGAGCACCCAGCAGTCATCGGCCGAACGACCGGCCGCCCCCGCACCGACCGCGGTCGATCCCCCGGTGGAGGGCCGCGCCGCTCGCGCCCGCCCGATGCTGGTCCGCCTGGGCCTGGTCGTCGCCGTCGCCGTCGTCGCCGTCGCAGCGGCCTACCTGCGCACCGGCGGCTCGACCATCGTCGTCACCCAGGCGGTGGTGACCGGGCTGCTGCTCGGCGGCATCTACGGGCTCGTCGCCATGGGCCTGACCCTGATCTTCGGGGTCCTCGACATCGTGAACTTCGCCCACGGCGCCCTGATGGCGCTGGCGATGTACGTCACCTTCGTCCTGGTGTCGCAGACCGGGATGGACCCCTACCTCACCCTCCTCGTGAGCGTGCCGCTGCTGTTCCTGCTCGGAGCGGCGATCCAGGGCGGCCTGCTCAACCGGGTCATGGGGCAGCCGCTGCAGAACCAGCTCCTGCTCACCCTGGCCATCTCACTGATCATCCAGAACGTCCTGCTCATGGTGTTCACCGGCAACCCGCAGGGGGTGACGGCCGACTACGGCGCACCGCTGTCGGTCTTCGGCGCGGTCGCCCAGGCACCGCGCGTCATCGCCTTCGTCGCCGCGCTGCTGCTGGCCGGGGTGCTGACGCTGCTGCTGCGGCGCACCCGGATCGGCACGGCGATCAGGGCGGTGGCGGCCAACCCCGAGGGGGCGCGCCTGGTCGGCATCGACGTCCGGCGCATCCACATCCTGACCTTCGCCATCGGCACGGCCTGCGCGGCCGCGGCCGGAACCCTGGTCACCCCCTTCGTCACGATCGAACCGCTCGCCGGTGAGGTCTTCAACATCACGGCGTTCGTGATCGTGGTGCTCGGCGGCATGGGCAACGTGCTCGGCGCCCTGGTCGGCGGGCTGCTCATCGGCCTGGCCGAGCAGCTCGGCGCCGTCTACTTCCCCGAGCAGAGCCCGATGCTGACGGTCTTCGCGGTGTTCGTCCTCGTTCTCTTCCTCCGCCCCCAAGGCCTGTTCGGGAGCCGCACATGA
- a CDS encoding branched-chain amino acid ABC transporter permease, whose product MSTPTLPAAAPATAPPRAAGPARPLLVLAVLTVCLIPLPFLLPPAQEAVAVRIMIFAIMGVSWNIMSGFGGMFSFGHAAYFGIGAYTSAYLLVNHGVSPWIGMAAGALLAALFGVLTGYLSFRYRLRGAYFALATFAFAEMLRLIAVNSDLVNRSVGFNVPLIEGSSWWLLQFPVGSANYYWVGLLLTAGAVAASICFLRSRTGRFVTAVRDDESAASSLGIPVMRYKLATIALSAALTAVAGVLYVQYYLFVNPDLAFGNAVSIQAIVVAVIGGVGTIWGPAIGAVVLGPLNDITATLLRNPPEYLSFLAGRSGLDVIIYALLLAVIILVLPKGLYGWIRERSRR is encoded by the coding sequence ATGAGTACCCCGACGCTTCCCGCGGCCGCGCCGGCGACGGCGCCGCCGCGAGCGGCCGGACCGGCCCGCCCGCTGCTCGTCCTGGCCGTCCTCACCGTCTGCCTGATCCCGCTGCCGTTCCTGCTGCCGCCGGCCCAGGAGGCCGTCGCCGTGCGCATCATGATCTTCGCGATCATGGGCGTGTCCTGGAACATCATGAGCGGCTTCGGCGGCATGTTCAGCTTCGGCCACGCCGCCTACTTCGGCATCGGCGCCTACACCTCGGCCTACCTCCTGGTCAACCACGGCGTCTCGCCGTGGATCGGGATGGCCGCCGGTGCGCTGCTGGCCGCCCTGTTCGGGGTGCTGACCGGCTACCTCTCCTTCCGCTACCGGCTGCGCGGCGCCTACTTCGCCCTGGCGACGTTCGCGTTCGCCGAGATGCTGCGGCTGATCGCGGTCAACTCCGACCTGGTCAACCGGTCGGTGGGGTTCAACGTCCCGCTGATCGAGGGGTCGTCGTGGTGGCTGCTCCAGTTCCCGGTGGGCTCGGCCAACTACTACTGGGTCGGGCTGCTGCTGACCGCGGGCGCCGTCGCCGCCAGCATCTGCTTCCTGCGCAGCCGCACCGGCCGGTTCGTCACCGCGGTCCGCGACGACGAGAGCGCGGCGTCCTCGCTGGGCATCCCGGTCATGCGCTACAAGCTGGCCACGATCGCGCTCAGCGCCGCGCTCACCGCCGTGGCCGGCGTCCTGTACGTGCAGTACTACCTGTTCGTCAACCCCGACCTCGCGTTCGGCAACGCGGTCTCGATCCAGGCGATCGTGGTGGCGGTCATCGGCGGGGTCGGCACCATCTGGGGCCCGGCCATCGGCGCCGTCGTCCTCGGGCCGCTCAACGACATCACCGCCACCCTGCTGCGCAACCCGCCCGAGTACCTGTCGTTCCTGGCCGGGCGCTCCGGCCTCGACGTGATCATCTACGCGCTGCTGCTCGCCGTGATCATCCTGGTGCTGCCCAAGGGGCTGTACGGCTGGATCAGAGAGAGGAGCCGCAGATGA
- a CDS encoding MmgE/PrpD family protein: MATEAARRAAARATGELAAWSAGLRWEEVPEAVADRLRLVLVDTVAVTVAGARSPEQRALVGQWPTADGPAPLVGAGRTGTADEAARLNGTAGVRLELDEGHKHAAGHPMTHAAHAVLAAAAEADVDGPALFAAALAGYEVAARFGRATRLREGMHPHGNWGVAGAAAGAARVLGLSGAATAAAIDTAAGLAVAGPFACALDGNPVRDAWVGAGNANGLAAARMAAAGLARTTGTAADTLGGLLGTSFDADGLAAGTGRRWEVTGNYFKRHACCSFTHPAVDAVLAVVGRHPELAADPVRRVAEVHVETHALAGGLDRTQWPTRLAAMFSIPFAVAAALLRGEVGPEASDPDALRDERLRALAGRVGVRVRPELTARLPAERAARVRVVTDRAEHVEEVPNPVGDADHRPMDAAAVRAKARSLVGAPTARAITDLVARLETAAAVRPVLRGLAEL; the protein is encoded by the coding sequence ATGGCGACGGAAGCGGCACGGCGGGCGGCGGCGCGGGCGACCGGTGAACTCGCGGCCTGGTCCGCCGGTCTGCGCTGGGAGGAGGTGCCCGAGGCGGTCGCCGACCGGCTGCGGCTGGTGCTGGTCGACACGGTCGCGGTCACCGTCGCCGGCGCGCGCTCGCCGGAGCAGCGCGCCCTCGTCGGGCAGTGGCCCACCGCCGACGGCCCGGCCCCGCTGGTCGGCGCCGGGCGCACCGGCACGGCCGACGAGGCCGCCCGGCTCAACGGCACGGCCGGTGTCCGGCTGGAACTGGACGAGGGGCACAAGCACGCGGCCGGCCACCCCATGACGCACGCGGCGCACGCGGTGCTGGCGGCGGCCGCCGAAGCCGACGTCGACGGTCCCGCCCTGTTCGCCGCGGCGCTCGCCGGCTACGAGGTGGCGGCCCGCTTCGGCCGGGCGACCCGGCTGCGGGAGGGGATGCACCCGCACGGCAACTGGGGCGTGGCCGGCGCCGCGGCCGGAGCGGCGCGCGTGCTGGGCCTGTCCGGCGCGGCCACGGCCGCCGCGATCGACACCGCCGCAGGCCTCGCCGTCGCCGGGCCGTTCGCCTGCGCGCTGGACGGCAACCCGGTGCGCGACGCCTGGGTCGGGGCCGGCAACGCCAACGGGCTCGCCGCGGCCCGCATGGCGGCGGCGGGCCTGGCACGGACGACCGGGACCGCGGCCGACACCCTCGGCGGGCTGCTCGGGACCTCCTTCGACGCCGACGGGCTCGCGGCGGGAACGGGCCGGCGCTGGGAGGTCACCGGCAACTACTTCAAGCGGCACGCCTGCTGCTCCTTCACCCACCCGGCCGTCGACGCGGTCCTCGCCGTCGTCGGGCGCCACCCCGAACTGGCCGCCGACCCGGTGCGCCGCGTCGCCGAGGTCCACGTCGAAACGCACGCGCTGGCCGGCGGCCTGGACCGGACGCAGTGGCCGACCAGGCTCGCCGCGATGTTCTCCATCCCGTTCGCCGTCGCGGCGGCCCTGCTGCGCGGCGAGGTGGGCCCCGAGGCCTCCGACCCCGATGCGCTGCGGGACGAGCGCCTGCGGGCGCTGGCCGGACGGGTCGGTGTCCGGGTCCGGCCCGAACTGACCGCCCGGCTGCCGGCCGAGCGCGCCGCCCGCGTGCGCGTGGTCACCGACCGCGCCGAGCACGTCGAGGAAGTGCCCAACCCCGTGGGCGACGCCGACCACCGCCCGATGGACGCCGCCGCCGTGCGCGCCAAGGCGCGGTCCCTGGTGGGAGCGCCGACGGCACGGGCGATCACCGACCTGGTCGCGCGGCTGGAGACCGCCGCGGCCGTCCGCCCCGTCCTGCGCGGACTCGCCGAACTGTGA
- a CDS encoding dihydroorotase, producing the protein MSEFDLIISNVRVVRPDTDTVRTGDIAVRDGRVAEIAEGIDAARALETVDGGGRLAFPGAVDAHQHWGIYNPLEIDARTESRASAQGGVTTGLTYIRTGQYYLNKGGDYADFFPEVLQRAQGAAHVDYAFHVAPMQRSHLDELDALVDEFGVTSFKIFMFYGSHGLHGRSADQASFLMTPPGERYDIAHFEFVMRALQGVRERHPEIAERISLSLHCETAEIMAAYTRMVEEEGELSGLAAYSASRPPHSEGLAVTIASYLAHETGLPTINLLHLSSAKALEAALTMARAFPHIDFRREVTLGHLLTDIDTAHGVGGKVNPPIRPRDDVEALWRHVLAGEVDWVVSDHACCKDEAKFGADRDDVFLAKSGFGGAEYLLPGLVSEGRKRGLSDPAVARLVSWNPAQRYGLTGKGTIAPGYDADIALVDPDAPWTVRAEDSESTQEYTPFEGVEIGARVTDVFLRGTRIVDAGKVVGDPHGAYIRRNR; encoded by the coding sequence ATGTCCGAGTTCGATCTGATCATCAGCAACGTCCGCGTGGTGCGGCCCGACACCGACACGGTGCGGACCGGCGACATCGCGGTGCGCGACGGCCGGGTGGCCGAGATCGCCGAGGGCATCGACGCCGCCCGCGCCCTCGAGACCGTCGACGGCGGGGGCCGGCTGGCGTTCCCCGGGGCGGTCGACGCCCACCAGCACTGGGGGATCTACAACCCGCTGGAGATCGACGCCCGCACCGAGAGCCGGGCGTCGGCCCAGGGCGGGGTGACCACCGGCCTGACCTACATCCGCACCGGCCAGTACTACCTGAACAAGGGCGGGGACTACGCCGACTTCTTCCCCGAGGTGCTGCAGCGCGCGCAGGGCGCGGCGCACGTCGACTACGCCTTCCACGTCGCGCCGATGCAGCGCAGCCACCTGGACGAGCTCGACGCGCTGGTCGACGAGTTCGGCGTCACCTCGTTCAAGATCTTCATGTTCTACGGCAGCCACGGCCTGCACGGCCGCTCGGCCGACCAGGCGTCGTTCCTGATGACCCCGCCCGGCGAGCGCTACGACATCGCCCACTTCGAGTTCGTGATGCGCGCGCTGCAGGGCGTGCGTGAGCGGCACCCGGAGATCGCCGAGCGGATCTCGCTGTCGCTGCACTGCGAGACCGCCGAGATCATGGCCGCCTACACCCGCATGGTCGAGGAGGAGGGCGAACTGTCGGGGCTGGCCGCCTACAGCGCCTCGCGGCCCCCGCACTCCGAGGGCCTGGCGGTCACCATCGCCTCCTACCTGGCCCACGAGACCGGCCTGCCGACGATCAACCTGCTGCACCTGTCCTCGGCCAAGGCGCTGGAGGCCGCCCTGACCATGGCCAGGGCCTTCCCGCACATCGACTTCCGGCGCGAGGTGACCCTGGGCCACCTGCTCACCGACATCGACACCGCGCACGGCGTCGGCGGCAAGGTCAACCCGCCCATCCGCCCCCGCGACGACGTCGAGGCGCTGTGGCGGCACGTGCTGGCCGGCGAGGTGGACTGGGTGGTCAGCGACCACGCCTGCTGCAAGGACGAGGCCAAGTTCGGCGCCGACCGCGACGACGTCTTCCTGGCCAAGTCCGGGTTCGGCGGCGCGGAGTACCTGCTGCCCGGCCTGGTCTCCGAAGGCCGCAAGCGCGGCCTGTCCGACCCGGCCGTCGCCCGGCTGGTCTCGTGGAACCCCGCTCAGCGCTACGGGCTGACCGGCAAGGGCACCATCGCCCCCGGCTACGACGCCGACATCGCGCTGGTCGACCCCGACGCGCCCTGGACCGTCCGGGCCGAGGACTCCGAGTCCACCCAGGAGTACACGCCCTTCGAGGGCGTCGAGATCGGCGCCCGGGTCACCGACGTGTTCCTGCGCGGCACCCGGATCGTCGACGCCGGCAAGGTCGTCGGCGACCCCCATGGCGCCTACATCAGGCGCAACCGCTGA
- a CDS encoding IclR family transcriptional regulator, whose amino-acid sequence MSETLRDSATSNGTEAAARVIDVLLLFTDGPSTLGVTHIARELGLSKAVVHRILQSLVSRSALLFDPASRAYRLGPAVVALGARSLRDSDLRRAALPVVRRLHEATDETTTLSELVGTERVYIDQMESTREIRMTVEIGRRFPLHAGASSKAILAELPEPELEAVLAAPLGRLTPETVVDPDRIRAELAAIRARGAAVSGGERQGGASSIASAVRWADGRVVGAISVCGPIMRFDEATCERYVPLVRDAAVDVSRALGWNGG is encoded by the coding sequence GTGAGCGAAACACTCCGAGATTCAGCCACCTCAAACGGGACCGAGGCCGCGGCACGGGTGATCGACGTGCTGCTGCTGTTCACCGACGGACCCTCGACGCTGGGGGTCACGCACATCGCGCGGGAGCTCGGCCTCAGCAAGGCCGTCGTGCACCGCATCCTGCAGAGCCTGGTCTCGCGGTCGGCGCTGCTGTTCGACCCGGCGAGCCGCGCCTACCGGCTGGGGCCGGCCGTGGTCGCGCTGGGCGCGCGGTCGCTGCGCGACTCCGACCTGCGCCGTGCGGCGCTGCCGGTGGTGCGGCGGCTGCACGAGGCGACCGACGAGACCACGACGCTGTCGGAGCTGGTCGGCACGGAGCGGGTCTACATCGACCAGATGGAGAGCACCCGGGAGATCCGCATGACCGTGGAGATCGGGCGCAGGTTCCCGCTGCACGCCGGCGCCTCCAGCAAGGCGATCCTGGCCGAGCTGCCCGAGCCGGAGCTGGAGGCCGTGCTGGCCGCACCGCTGGGGCGGTTGACCCCCGAGACGGTGGTCGACCCCGACCGGATCAGGGCCGAGCTCGCCGCGATCCGCGCCCGCGGGGCCGCGGTCTCCGGCGGTGAGCGCCAGGGCGGCGCGAGTTCCATCGCCTCGGCGGTGCGCTGGGCCGACGGCCGGGTCGTCGGCGCGATCTCGGTGTGCGGCCCGATCATGCGCTTCGACGAGGCCACGTGCGAGCGCTACGTCCCGCTGGTGCGCGACGCGGCGGTCGACGTCTCGCGGGCACTCGGCTGGAACGGCGGCTGA
- a CDS encoding ABC transporter ATP-binding protein: MSPLLSVRGITKSFRGLRAVDDVGFDVEPGTVMGVIGPNGAGKSTLFASVSGGLRVDAGTVALDGTDITRWPDHRVARAGLVRTFQLMRPFGTMTVLDNVAVAAASRTADTGRAYERAHEVIERVGLERYRDQASAELPTAGLKRLELARALATSPRVLMLDEVLAGLVPSEREPVVDLLAELRDGGLTMVFVEHVMTAVMRLSDHVLVLDRGRVIAHGTPAEVVEDPRVVEAYLGERPDADG, encoded by the coding sequence ATGAGCCCCCTGCTATCGGTGCGCGGCATCACCAAGTCCTTCCGCGGGCTGCGGGCGGTCGACGACGTCGGCTTCGACGTCGAGCCCGGTACCGTCATGGGTGTGATCGGCCCCAACGGCGCCGGCAAGTCGACGCTGTTCGCGAGCGTCTCCGGCGGCCTGCGCGTCGACGCCGGGACGGTCGCGCTGGACGGCACCGACATCACCCGCTGGCCCGACCACAGGGTGGCCCGCGCCGGACTGGTGCGCACCTTCCAGCTCATGCGGCCGTTCGGCACCATGACGGTTCTGGACAACGTGGCGGTCGCCGCGGCGAGCCGGACCGCCGACACCGGCCGGGCCTACGAGCGGGCCCACGAGGTGATCGAGCGCGTCGGCCTGGAGCGCTACCGCGACCAGGCCAGCGCCGAGCTGCCCACGGCCGGGCTGAAGCGGCTGGAGCTGGCGCGCGCCCTGGCGACGTCGCCGCGCGTGCTCATGCTGGACGAGGTGCTGGCCGGGCTGGTCCCCTCCGAACGCGAGCCCGTCGTGGACCTGCTCGCCGAGCTCCGCGACGGCGGACTGACCATGGTCTTCGTCGAACACGTCATGACGGCGGTGATGCGGCTGTCCGACCACGTCCTGGTGCTGGACCGCGGGCGGGTCATCGCCCACGGGACGCCGGCCGAGGTGGTCGAGGACCCGCGCGTCGTCGAGGCATACCTGGGGGAGCGGCCCGATGCTGACGGTTGA
- the zwf gene encoding glucose-6-phosphate dehydrogenase, with product MEPTSDSGAGSGPAPQVFVLFGATGDLARRKLFPALFHLDRAGLLPETRIVASGQRPRSEEDFRDHVCRSLEEFAPEEGDARERREFAAGVSYRAASTDNGADLASLVRRTEEELGEDAERLLYLSVPPSVMEPMVRMIAKEGFDARARLVVEKPFGTDLASARELDAAIHDVMEESRVFRIDHFLGKEAVQNILTLRFASGLFEPVWNRHHVGYVQIDVPEEIGLEGRAGFYEATGAFKDMVSTHLFQLLSFVALEPPARLTAEALRDEKTKVFESLRPLDPDRVVFGQYEGYREEEGVDPRSTAETFVALEARVDNWRWSGVPFLLRTGKALRAKRRTITVGFHGPPLKMFDLADEDCEGVDELVFELTDEPEITIEVRAKRPGPDLDIAPARFVLDFARSFAGTEPLEAYERLLLDVMRGDPMLFTRADGVERLWEVCDPVLREPPEPIGYPQGSWGPEQADALAAPRGWRVSRD from the coding sequence ATGGAACCGACTTCCGACAGCGGCGCGGGAAGCGGGCCCGCGCCGCAGGTGTTCGTGCTCTTCGGCGCGACCGGGGACCTCGCCAGGCGCAAGCTCTTCCCCGCGCTGTTCCACCTGGACCGGGCCGGCCTGCTGCCCGAGACGCGCATCGTGGCCTCCGGGCAGCGCCCGCGCTCCGAGGAGGACTTCCGCGACCACGTGTGTCGGTCCCTGGAGGAGTTCGCCCCGGAGGAGGGCGACGCGCGGGAGCGGCGCGAGTTCGCGGCCGGGGTGTCCTACCGGGCCGCCTCGACCGACAACGGCGCCGACCTCGCCTCGCTGGTGCGCCGCACCGAGGAGGAGCTGGGCGAGGACGCCGAGCGGCTGCTCTACCTGTCGGTTCCGCCCTCGGTCATGGAGCCGATGGTGCGGATGATCGCCAAGGAGGGGTTCGACGCGCGCGCCCGCCTGGTGGTCGAGAAGCCCTTCGGCACCGACCTGGCGTCGGCGCGGGAGCTGGACGCCGCGATCCACGACGTGATGGAGGAGTCGCGGGTCTTCCGCATCGACCACTTCCTGGGCAAGGAGGCGGTGCAGAACATCCTCACCCTGCGCTTCGCGAGCGGACTGTTCGAGCCGGTGTGGAACCGGCACCACGTCGGCTACGTGCAGATCGACGTGCCCGAGGAGATCGGGCTCGAAGGCCGCGCCGGCTTCTACGAGGCCACCGGGGCCTTCAAGGACATGGTCTCCACGCACCTGTTCCAACTGCTGAGCTTCGTCGCCCTGGAGCCGCCCGCGCGGCTGACCGCCGAGGCGCTGCGCGACGAGAAGACCAAGGTGTTCGAGTCGCTGCGCCCGCTGGACCCGGACCGGGTGGTGTTCGGCCAGTACGAGGGGTACCGCGAGGAGGAGGGGGTGGACCCGCGCTCCACGGCCGAGACGTTCGTGGCGCTGGAGGCCCGCGTCGACAACTGGCGCTGGTCGGGCGTGCCGTTCCTGCTGCGCACCGGCAAGGCGCTGCGGGCCAAGCGGCGCACGATCACGGTCGGGTTCCACGGGCCGCCGCTGAAGATGTTCGACCTCGCCGACGAGGACTGCGAGGGCGTGGACGAGCTGGTGTTCGAGCTCACCGACGAGCCGGAGATCACCATCGAGGTGCGGGCCAAGCGCCCCGGCCCCGACCTGGACATCGCGCCCGCGCGCTTCGTGCTCGACTTCGCCCGCTCCTTCGCCGGGACGGAGCCGCTGGAGGCCTACGAGCGGCTGCTCCTCGACGTCATGCGCGGCGACCCGATGCTGTTCACCCGGGCCGACGGGGTGGAGCGCCTGTGGGAGGTGTGCGATCCGGTGCTGCGCGAACCGCCGGAGCCCATCGGCTACCCGCAGGGCTCGTGGGGCCCGGAGCAGGCCGACGCCCTCGCCGCCCCGCGCGGCTGGCGGGTGTCGCGCGACTGA
- a CDS encoding ABC transporter substrate-binding protein translates to MRRLIGTAAAVTTLALASACGGSAPAGVASAIEDEPGSPVRIGALHPLTGASAGDGQQMSRAVRMAAEDVNADGGIDGLGGAELEVLTGDTQAKPEIGQSEAQRLLQSGVSALVGPFQSATASNVAAVAERSEVPFVIDVAAADDILEHGYEHTFRIQPNASMMGAAASDYLQQIADSSDEEVQRVAFLHEQSDFGTSVAEAFTEAAEADGIEVDPVISYDAAKVSDLTTEVTRAKAADVDVIAASGYYRDGLLLARNIAAVDPDVHAVFGVANGAFDLPEFPRDAGAAGAGYLDSNYYFDATDPEVVDIRERYEQRYGEEMRTAAVLSYDAVRVIADALERAGTRDPQALRDAIAATSIDSLLAFDGPIAFDSTGQNTNAMPILTQVRDGEVRPVFPETFAVEPPRFPAPPGSTE, encoded by the coding sequence ATGCGAAGACTCATCGGAACGGCCGCGGCCGTGACGACGCTCGCCCTGGCGTCCGCGTGCGGCGGATCCGCGCCGGCGGGCGTCGCCTCGGCGATCGAGGACGAGCCCGGCAGCCCCGTGCGCATCGGGGCGCTGCACCCGCTGACCGGCGCCAGCGCCGGCGACGGCCAGCAGATGTCGCGGGCGGTCAGGATGGCCGCCGAGGACGTCAACGCCGACGGCGGCATCGACGGCCTCGGCGGCGCCGAACTGGAGGTGCTGACCGGCGACACCCAGGCCAAGCCCGAGATCGGCCAGAGCGAGGCCCAGCGCCTGCTGCAGAGCGGCGTCTCCGCGCTGGTCGGACCCTTCCAGTCGGCCACGGCCAGCAACGTCGCGGCGGTGGCCGAACGCAGCGAGGTCCCCTTCGTGATCGACGTCGCCGCCGCCGACGACATCCTCGAACACGGCTACGAGCACACGTTCCGGATCCAGCCCAACGCCTCGATGATGGGCGCCGCGGCAAGCGACTACCTGCAGCAGATCGCCGACTCCTCCGATGAGGAGGTGCAGCGGGTGGCGTTCCTGCACGAGCAGAGCGACTTCGGCACCAGCGTCGCCGAGGCGTTCACCGAGGCGGCCGAGGCCGACGGCATCGAGGTCGACCCGGTCATCTCCTACGACGCCGCCAAGGTCAGCGACCTGACCACCGAGGTCACCCGGGCCAAAGCAGCCGACGTCGACGTCATCGCGGCCTCCGGCTACTACCGCGACGGCCTCCTGCTGGCCCGCAACATCGCCGCGGTCGACCCCGATGTGCACGCCGTCTTCGGCGTCGCCAACGGCGCCTTCGACCTCCCCGAGTTTCCCCGCGACGCGGGAGCGGCCGGAGCCGGCTACCTCGACTCCAACTACTACTTCGACGCCACCGACCCCGAAGTGGTCGACATCCGCGAACGCTACGAGCAGCGCTACGGCGAGGAGATGCGCACCGCCGCCGTCCTGTCCTACGACGCCGTCCGGGTGATCGCCGACGCCCTGGAGCGCGCCGGCACCCGCGACCCGCAGGCGCTGCGCGACGCCATCGCCGCGACCTCGATCGACTCCCTCCTGGCCTTCGACGGCCCCATCGCCTTCGACTCGACCGGGCAGAACACCAACGCCATGCCGATCCTCACCCAGGTGCGGGACGGCGAGGTGCGCCCGGTCTTCCCCGAAACGTTCGCGGTCGAGCCGCCCCGGTTCCCCGCACCCCCCGGGAGCACCGAATGA